Sequence from the Luteibacter aegosomaticola genome:
CTACATGCTGGATATCGGTGAGCCGGCGCTGCGCATTCCGCTCATGGCACTGGTGATGTTCCTGGCCATGTTCGCCTCGCGAACGGAGCGTATCGGACCGGTGGTCTTCCTCGCCGGGTTTCTTCTCGTCGTCACGCAGACACTGGTCGACCAGATACCGGATGCCGAAGCGCTGACGCATCTCCTGCTGTGGCTGCTGCTCATCCTGGGCGTGGCATGTGCGCTGGTCCCTCTCGTCGAATATGTATTCGGCCGGTCCGCGAGCGCGGTTTTCGAGGAAGGCCTGGATGCAGCACTTCGATCACCGCCCATCGAGCCTGCGCGCGCGGACATCTCCGTGCGAGAGCTCGCCGCCCTGGCGTCCCGGCTCGGTGAAGACGCCGGGACGCGACTGAGCACGACGTGGAACATTGCCACGTGCACCACGGTGGCGCGGCGGATGCCAGACTCCACAGGCGCTCACCTTCTTGCCCGCGCCGAGGCCCTCCGCTCATCGCTACGCCACCCCGCGCCCGTTACCACGTCGGTCGCTGCGAACGAAGGCACGTCGTTCGACCACGTGGGAGGCATCCGTTTTGCACTCAAGGCGACCCTCGCGGCCATGACGTGCTACGTGCTTTATTCCGCGCTCGACTGGTCGGGTCTGCGCACGTCTATTATTACGTGCTTTTTCGTCGCGCTCGCGAGTACCGGGGAAACCGTCCACAAGCTTGGGCTACGCCTCTCTGGCGCAGCAGTCGGAGGTTTCATCGCTGGCGTGACCATCGTCTTCCTGTTCCCCGTAATGGACGACATAGGCAGCTTCATCGTCCTTTTCTTCCTCGTGACGCTGGGTTGTACCTGGATAGCCACGGCGGGCCCATTGGTAGCCTATGCCGGGCTCCAGACGGCATTCGCCTTCTTCCTTGGGGTGCTTCAAGACACGGGCCCGACGGATGACCTGACGGTCCTGCGCGATCGTCTGGTGGGCATCCTGCTCGGGAACATCTCCATGAGTGTCGTGTTTGCAACACTCTGGCCAGTCAGCACGCAAGGTAACCTTGAGCGCATTGCATCCCGCCTGCTTCGTCGACTTCGCCATGTCGTCGCCAGCGCCATGCCAGCGCATCCGGCAGATGTCATCAGGACAGGCGTAGACCTGGAAGACATGGGACGCCTGGCCGTCATTGCATCGTTTGAGCCAGCTCGCGACACGATTGCGCCAACACAACAACAAGACCGCCTGCACGCGCTCACCCGGGTCGCGGCGTGGACACTGGCGGTGCCGGACCTGGCCGTGAGACGCGATGATCGCGAGTGGCTTTGTTCAGCACTCGGGTGGCTTGAGGGTGACGCAGATGATCGCATGGGTACCTATGTGTTCCCGGCGCCGCGCCCGGGTGCGTTCCCCGCCGACCTTGTGGCGGCTATTGCCACGCTCGATGCGAGGCCAGTCCGTGTCTCGTAGCCTGATGTGCTCGCTGCTCGTGCTTATCCCAGCCACTGCGCTGTGCGCGCCACCGCCGATGGCGCCACCGTCGCCCACCCGGCCCTGGCCGCTGCCAGAGGCGGCGCCAATCGCCCACGGCCCAGCGATCGACGTGTCACGCGCGCCATATGATCTCGCCGGATTGATCGACCTGGCCCAGCGCATCAACCCGGAGACACGCCAGGCGTGGGACGAGGCAAGGGCTGCTGCCGCTGGCGCCGGCCTTGCTCGCAGCGCCTACCTTCCGCAGCTTGCCGTCGAGGCGCTAGCAGGCGCGCAGCGTACCCCGCTGCCGGCCCCTGCCACCGTCGTTCCCAAGGGCTATTTCGTATCCGACACGCGGGAATTCATCCCTTCGCTGACAGTCAAGTGGCTGCTGTTCGATTTCGGGCGCCGCGATGCGGCCCGCGACCGCGCGGATGCAACCCTCTTCGTCGCCAATGCAGCTTTCACCGGCGCGCACCAGACACTCGTGTTCACCATCACCCGCGACTACTACGCGGTGCGCGCAGCGCAGGGCAAGGAACGGGCAGCGCAAAAGGGGCTGGAAACGGCAACCGTCGAACAGAAGGCGGTCGCGGCACGGCGAACGCACGAGCTGGCCACCGTGGTAGAGGTGGCCCGAGCTGAGCGGCAGGTGGCACAAGCCCGCCTCGCGTTGGTCAGGACAGGCGCGGCCAGAACGGTCGCGCTATCCGCGCTCCTCGCCGACATCGGCTTGCCGTCGGACACGGCGCTTACCCTGGCGCCGGACGACATGGCGACCCTTCCGCTGCCGCCCGCCTCGGACGTGGCCCGGTACGTCGATGCGGCCCTCGCGCGGCGGCCCGATCTGCTGGCAGCCCAGGGGAAGCTGGCGGCCGCCGAAGCGGGCGTGCGCGCTGCCAAAGCCGACGACCGTCCGACCGTCTCGTTGCTTGGCCAGGCCTTCCTCAACGATGGGCGGTTGCGCTCGGATGGTGGCCCCTGGTCGTCCGTACATCGCCCCGGCGGCGCGCTCATCGTCCAGTTCAGCTGGCCGCTTTACGACGGTGGGCTGCGCCGTTCGTCACGTCTTGCCGCTGAGGCGGTCCGGGATGCCGCACAGGACAGCCTGAAGGCCATCAGGCGGAAGGCCGAGAAGCAGGTCACAACCGCCTTCCATACGCTGGAGACAGCGCTTGCCGAAGTCGAAGCGGCGCACGCGGTGAGCCTGGCGGCGACGGTGTCGCACGACGCGGCGCTCAGCGCGTACCGCCATGGACTTGCCACCTTCGACGAGCTTTCGGCAGAAGGGAACGCGCTGGCCGCGGCAGAGGCGGACGAGGAAGACGCGCGCGCCGACGCATTCGCTTCAGCGGCCGGACTGGCCCTCGCTACCGGGGAAGCGGGTCCTGGTCCGGGTGCCCCGTGAGTGGGCCGCCGCCGCAGCCGGCCCGGGAACACGGTACCAAACGGCGATACCCCACCCACGTGAAGACCGAAGCCGTCCGGCGGGTACGCGAGGCCCGCGAAACGGTCGCCGCCGTTGCACGGGATCTGTCTGTCAAGGCCGGCAGCCTTTACATCTGGTTGCGCAAAGCCGACATTCTGGACCAGCCATAAGTGATGACGTTATCGCGCGGACGCGAGGACCGGTCGCGTGCCATCTCGCTCGCAACGCCAACGCTTTGGCGGTCGCCCAACCACCCTCTTGAACACGTTGGAAAAATGCGACTGGTCCGACATTCCGCATGCCAGCGCCACGTCGGCAAGCGGCATGTCCGTGGTGACCATCAGGTATTGCGCGTAGGCCATGCGCCGGCGCGTGATGTATTGCCCCGGCCGTTCGCCGAACGTTGCCTTGAAGCTGCGGTAGAAATGCCCGACCGAAATGTTCAGCAGGCCAGCCACGGCGGCCATGTCAACGCGTTCGCCCAGGTGCTGCTCGATGTAATCAATCACCACCTTCCCGTGTATGCCCGACAGGCGGGACGACGATTTTGGCCGCACATCCATCAACGACTGCTGCATTGCGCCATCAACCATCCGGTTAAAAGAACAATTTGGCGGCAAGACACGGCCAATGGCATTGGGGATTTGAACAATGGATATTGGGTAAATCTCTTGCCGCCCTCCGCGCCCGCGAGAAGCAAGGCGCGCCTATTTGCGGCAATACCGCGCAAGAACGTATCCCTGTCGTCGCGGGCACAATCACGCCATCTACCGGACACAGCACGATGTCCCAGCTGACCCCGAATCCGCCAAAGGCCCGGACCGCGCTTTCCATTGACGCGATCCTGCATGCCCGGCCTCAACTCCCCGTCGCCACGAGCAGGGGCCGGGGCTGGGCTGGCGTAACCCTGGACGTCCACCGCAGCTATTCGAATGTGGCCGAGTCTTACGCCCCGCTTGATCACCACATGGTGCATCTCTGCACGTCGGGTGCGTCACGCCTTACCCAGATCCGGGGCGGCCTGGTCGACACACGCACCATTCGCGCCGGCCACACACTCATCATGCCGGCGGGTTACTCGTCATCCTGGGAGGGGGACGCTGCCCCTTCGGCGCGACTGCGCATCCCGACGTCCCTGATTGCCGAAGCGGCCGAACAGCTCGGTGAAGCGGCACCCGTGCGGGTGGAGGTGGTCAATGTGTTTGACACATTCGACCCGACCGTCGGCCGCCTGGCCCAGGCTTTTGTCGCAGAACTCGATCTCGCGCCCCACCCCTGCCAGCGTCTCATCGTCGATGCCCTCTCGAGTGCCCTGGCGGCGCACCTCCTGCGACGGTACAACGTCTTCCGGCCAGTCGAACGACAACGCACCCGGGGACTCGGCCGTGCCGAGGTGGCCCGGCTCACCGACTACATCGAGGACAACCTGCACCGTCCCATCGGGCTCGCCGAATTGGCCGCGATCGTCGGCGTAAGCCGCTTTCATTTTTGCCGCGTCTTCAAGCAGACGATGGGCATCACGGCGTTTGCGTTCCTTGAGGCGTGCCGCATCCGCCGCGCCCGTCAGTTGATGGTCGAGACAGCGCTGTCGCTGGCTGATATTGCGCTCCTCGCCGGGTTTGCTGACCAGAGCCATTTTACGCGGCGGTTTGCCTTCCATGCAGGGATCACGCCTGGTGCCTTTGCGCGAGAATACGGACCGCCCCGCTCACGCGTGCGCTCATCCTGAGCGCAACCGACGCCCAGACTACGCAACACCAGACCAGCGCACGGAAGTAGCGTGGGCGTAGCATTGGGTGTCGAATGGAGGGAAGCGCGTGCGTACGAAGCGGTTCTCCGAGCAGCAAATCGCCAATGCCCTTTCCCGGCTGGCAACCGGGTGCGAGCCCCAAGTCGTCTGCGACGACCTGCAGATCACGCGCGAGACGCTGGAGGCCTGGCAAGGTCGCTATGCCGACACAGCGACCCCCACCGCGGCGCACCTGCGCAACATGGAAGCGGAGCTCGGCGCATTGAAGCGCATGTACGCGGAACTCGCGCTTGAAAACCAACGCCTGAAGGCATTGATTGCCGGGAAGCGATAGCCCACCCCAG
This genomic interval carries:
- a CDS encoding transposase, with the translated sequence MKTEAVRRVREARETVAAVARDLSVKAGSLYIWLRKADILDQP
- a CDS encoding helix-turn-helix transcriptional regulator gives rise to the protein MQQSLMDVRPKSSSRLSGIHGKVVIDYIEQHLGERVDMAAVAGLLNISVGHFYRSFKATFGERPGQYITRRRMAYAQYLMVTTDMPLADVALACGMSDQSHFSNVFKRVVGRPPKRWRCERDGTRPVLASAR
- a CDS encoding FUSC family protein, which produces MTACATVVATAFLVFRVPLPAYGAYVVLMASQRDMSTSATQSAGAFVAGLVSIAASLLLYMLDIGEPALRIPLMALVMFLAMFASRTERIGPVVFLAGFLLVVTQTLVDQIPDAEALTHLLLWLLLILGVACALVPLVEYVFGRSASAVFEEGLDAALRSPPIEPARADISVRELAALASRLGEDAGTRLSTTWNIATCTTVARRMPDSTGAHLLARAEALRSSLRHPAPVTTSVAANEGTSFDHVGGIRFALKATLAAMTCYVLYSALDWSGLRTSIITCFFVALASTGETVHKLGLRLSGAAVGGFIAGVTIVFLFPVMDDIGSFIVLFFLVTLGCTWIATAGPLVAYAGLQTAFAFFLGVLQDTGPTDDLTVLRDRLVGILLGNISMSVVFATLWPVSTQGNLERIASRLLRRLRHVVASAMPAHPADVIRTGVDLEDMGRLAVIASFEPARDTIAPTQQQDRLHALTRVAAWTLAVPDLAVRRDDREWLCSALGWLEGDADDRMGTYVFPAPRPGAFPADLVAAIATLDARPVRVS
- a CDS encoding TolC family protein; the protein is MIDLAQRINPETRQAWDEARAAAAGAGLARSAYLPQLAVEALAGAQRTPLPAPATVVPKGYFVSDTREFIPSLTVKWLLFDFGRRDAARDRADATLFVANAAFTGAHQTLVFTITRDYYAVRAAQGKERAAQKGLETATVEQKAVAARRTHELATVVEVARAERQVAQARLALVRTGAARTVALSALLADIGLPSDTALTLAPDDMATLPLPPASDVARYVDAALARRPDLLAAQGKLAAAEAGVRAAKADDRPTVSLLGQAFLNDGRLRSDGGPWSSVHRPGGALIVQFSWPLYDGGLRRSSRLAAEAVRDAAQDSLKAIRRKAEKQVTTAFHTLETALAEVEAAHAVSLAATVSHDAALSAYRHGLATFDELSAEGNALAAAEADEEDARADAFASAAGLALATGEAGPGPGAP
- a CDS encoding helix-turn-helix domain-containing protein; its protein translation is MSQLTPNPPKARTALSIDAILHARPQLPVATSRGRGWAGVTLDVHRSYSNVAESYAPLDHHMVHLCTSGASRLTQIRGGLVDTRTIRAGHTLIMPAGYSSSWEGDAAPSARLRIPTSLIAEAAEQLGEAAPVRVEVVNVFDTFDPTVGRLAQAFVAELDLAPHPCQRLIVDALSSALAAHLLRRYNVFRPVERQRTRGLGRAEVARLTDYIEDNLHRPIGLAELAAIVGVSRFHFCRVFKQTMGITAFAFLEACRIRRARQLMVETALSLADIALLAGFADQSHFTRRFAFHAGITPGAFAREYGPPRSRVRSS